AACCTGTCCTGAAAAATAATAGCTGATCGTGTAAAACGGCACGAGATTATAGCTGTTCCCTCCAGAATCCGGTCTAATAAACAGCAAGATCAGCAGACCAACCGTATATAGGATAAGACAAGCATGAAACAGTTTTTGCGGGACAACCATCACCTGCTTCTTCCATAAAAAAAGAAGTAATGCCGCTAGCGCCGTGACACAGAACCATACAACAGCAATGACAATCGGGTGTAAATAAGCAGTTAAGCTCAGCCATAGCGGCAGCAGCAGAAAAAAATTACTTTGTGAGACCGCAAGTGAAATCAAATACGTTTTTATCATGTTCTAATACCTTTCAAACTTATATTTGCTGAAGGCACTTCACATTGAAGTGCCTTTATTAGTTAGGGGCAATTTTCCCGTAAACTCCGCCGCCTCCAGGGACAGCACTAAGCTTTCCTTCCCTGGCAGCTATTATATAATCTGCTGTTTTAGGAGGCAGAACCTTTAATAGGTCCGGTCTTGAGATCTCATTTAAGATAACCATCTCGGTACCAAAGGCCATTTTTAATTTCCCAAGAGTCTTGGGGCCGATTCCGGGAATAAACTGCAAAGGCACCTGGTGCACATATGGAGGACGTTCTGGTTTCTCAGTGTTGTTGTCTGCCAGCTCCTTCAAGCGGGTGCTGACCCCTTTAGTCGTTCTCTTGCTGCCGCAGCTTTGGCATAACGTGTTCACTGCCTCTTTTTGGATGCCGCATTTCTCGCAGGTTGTGCCATAATACTTGCCTAATAGCGGATTTAATCCATGATTTGAAAGAATTGTCCGGTTTCCTATTTGTTTCAGAGCCTTTTTCAGCTCTTCGAAAGAAGGTTCCTCTAATTGAAGCTTCTGATACTCCCTCCCAATTTTAGCAAGTGAGTGTGCGTCAGAGTTTGTTAAAAAAGGATACGGATTCAGTTCAGAAACCTGAGAGGCCATACCCGTGTCAGAGCTTAAACCAAGCTCAACCGCATCAATCAAGTCCGGATCTAATACTTGATCAAGCCTAGAGGATACCCCGCTGCCGTAAAGGCTTTTGTGTGGTGTGAAGATATGAGCGGGAATAAACAGGCCTCCAAGCTCGTTTACTTTTTTCTGAAGAACTCTCGCATCTTCATACATTCTTTGAGTACTTAATGTAATATTTTTAACCCTAAGCGACAGCCATTCAGAAAACTGCTTCATCTGATGAATAGCCGGCATAAAGACAAGCACATGCAATGGACCTTTGCACGAGTTATCATAAACTTCAATTTCGGAGCCGAGAATCATTGTGGTCTGTTTAAATTGAATACCGCCCTGGGCATGTTCTGACCATATTCCTTCTTTTAAACCCTGATCCAGGGTATCCAAAATCTCCGGTACGTGGCAGTCAATGATTCCGATTATGTCCATTCCTTTATGCTCGCTTGCTTCAATCAAAATATTTTCAAGCGTAAGCTTATTTGAAGCAGTTATTTTAACTGGTTTGCCTGAACGTGTCCGTCCGATATGAATATGTAAATCTGCAAAATAGGTATTCATTTTATTTTTGAAGAGCCAGTTTCAGCTGCAGATACTGAACAGCGTAAGCTGTTTTCGCATCGAAAATCCGCTGATTATCAATCATTTCCTGCGCTTCCTCAAGTGTCACCTCCAGAACATCTACAAATTCATCCTCATCAAGTTCTGCCTTTTCGGTTAAAATCTCCAATTCTTCCGTAAAATATAAATGCACAAGCTCATCTGCAAACCCTGGTGATGTATAAAACGAAAGTAAGTGCTGAAGCGACTCCGTTGTATACCCTGTTTCTTCTTCCAGTTCCCGTTTAGCCGTGACATCAGGCTGTTCCCCTTTTTCAAGCTTGCCGGCAGGGATCTCAACGAGGACTCGCTCCATCGCTTTCCGGTATTGCTGAACCATGACAATTTTGTTTTCTTTAGTAATGGCGATCACAGCAACCGCTCCCGGATGCTTGATAATTTCTCTTGTGCTTGTTTTTCCGTTCGGAAGCTCTACTTCTTCTAAGTACAAATCAATAATGCGACCGGAAAATAATTTTTCAGATGATTTTGTTGTTTCTTTTAAATGATTCATACTCATTCCTCCGCGTTCTACAAATTCTGCTTTTCACATACATTCTATCATATTAAGAAAAGCGGAATCGCCCGTTTAGCTTGGGGCCTGACAGATAAGAATCCGGCAGTAAAGTCCGGGTTTGACTTTTTTGACGATTTGTTCTGGCCGAGGAGTTGGGCGATGGAACTGGACATAGATGAGAAAAACTTTATACCTCTTTATCAATTAACGAAGAAACGAGGCGAGCGCATATGAAGATCTACCTTCTTGAAAAAGGCGTCGTGCTGGTCGGCAAAGCTTGGGAAGTACGTGAAAAACTGAAGGAATACAGCAGGAAATATGCAACGGTTGAGCAGTGGACAAAAGATAAGTAAGCGTCACAATTGCATTTTCATCTCTCTTGTACTAATGTCAAAGCAAGACGTACAGTCAGGAGTGATACGATGAAAAAAAGACAGTTAGGCACATCAGACTTATTTGTCAGCGAACTTGGACTTGGCTGCATGTCTCTTGGGGCAGATAAAGAACAGGCAGAGTCCGTTATCGATGCAGCCCTTTACGAAGGAATTAACTACTTTGATACAGCAGATTTGTATGATTTTGGACTGAATGAAGAGTTCGTCGGAGATGCACTAAAAAAACGAAGACAGGATCTGATCCTTGCAACGAAGGCCGGCAACCGCTGGAACGAGAACAAAGACAGCTGGACATGGGACCCATCTAAAGCCTATATAAAAGAAGCTGTGAAACACAGCCTTAAACGATTGCAGACAGATTACATCGATTTGTATCAGCTGCATGGCGGCACGATTGAAGATAACATTGACGAAACGATTGAAGCGTTTGAAGATCTGAAAAAAGAAGGCGTTATCCGCTATTACGGAATATCATCGATCCGCCCAAATGTCATTAAACAGTACCTGGAAAAATCATCGATTGTTTCAGTCATGATGCAGTACAGTCTGCTCGACAGAAGGCCTGAGGAATGGTTTTCTCTTCTTAAAGATCACAGCGTCAGCGTGATTGGAAGAGGTCCTTTAGCAAAAGGACTGCTGACAGATAAATGGGAATCCAAGCTATCTGAAAAAGGATACCTTTCCTACAGTGAGGACAAACTCCGCCAGCTGCTTCCATCCATCGATGCAGAAACGGATCTGACTCTGACAGAAACTGCCGTGCAATACTCACTGAAGCAGGCTGCAGTCGGATCTATTATTCCGGGTGCCAGCAAAATTGAACAGGTTCAGGCTAATTGCCGTGCTGCAAATGCACGTCCTTTATCTGGGGAGGAATATATAGCGCTGCAGGCTTTGACGAAGTTTGATAAATATGAGCAGCATCGTTCGTAATATTTAAAGCTTTTTTAGGGATTCTTTCCGGATACGGTGAGAATCCTTTTTATTTTTGTTGATCTCCAAATTGCCTCCAGGTCTGTCAGCTAGTTGGAGAAAAGCAGAGGGAACAGCCTCCAATAAAGCCGCTTCATCACGCTGCAGTTTTTTCTGCGGCATTTACATTTTTTATCTTTTTAAGCAGAAGATATGTAAAAGGGATAAAAGAAAGGAATGATTTTATGATTTATATTTATAATTGCTATGGCGGCACACATTCCTCTGCACTTGCAGCAGCCTACCATTTAGAGAAGTTAGCAAGCAATACAATACCATCTAAAAATGAAATACTTTCTGTTGATATGTTCAATAAACTAACTTCAAAAGATATGGGAAAGATTTTCTTTCATGGCATTGACTCAGATGGAAATAAAGTGTTTTCCTTAGGGCGGGGTTCTTCTAAGCTTATTGTACCCTCCATTCAAAGTATGCTGGAAATACTTAATGAAAAAGGAAAACTGGAAGAAAAGATCATCTTTTCAAACACTTCACCCACAGTTCCATTAGCGATGACCCTTGGAGGACTTTTTTCGCGAAGATTAAAAATAGACTTTATTGGTGTACCTTTATTAGTAATAGGAGCGAAAAAAGCCCATCCGGATCTTATTCAATTAGTACATAATACCAAAGAGGCAGGAAAAGCCGCCATACGAAACATTGAAATTCTTGATAACGGTTTTGGCAGATAGCGAAAGCCTCATCAGAGAAGCGGTGATACTCTAATTAACGTCACACTTTCTTATCTGATTGCAGAAATTCAAATTCCGTTTTATAAGGTTTTGCTCAGCTTATCTATCGTAATTTTATCCTTCATAAGCCTGCTTTAAGGTTTTAATATCCATTTTCTTCATTTGGAACATTGCTTTTAGAACTCTTTCTGATTTTTCAGAATCAGAACTGCTTATCATTTCGGTAAGACAGGTTGGAACGATCTGCCACGATACACCGTACTTATCTTTAAGCCAGCCACAAACCTGGGCTTTTTCATCTCCGCCCTCTGTGAGCTTTTCCCAATAATAATCGATTTCTTCTTGTGATTCGCAATTGACAATGAATGAGATTGCTTCTGTGAATTTGTATTGTGGACCGCCGTTCAAAGCTACGAATTCTTGTCCTTCCAGCTGAAATTTCACAGTCATCACTGTTCCCTCTGAGATCCCGCTGATATGATGTCTTTCTTTTCCATATCGAGTGATTTTTTCTATCTTCGAATTTTTAAAGACTGAAGTGTAAAAGACTGCTGCCTCTTCAGCTTTTAAATCAAACCACAAGTTAGTTGTGATTTTTTGGATTTTGTTTTTCACTTTTTTTCTCCTTCCTGCTTTTCATCGTTACTGAAAGATTTTATTTCATTATTTATAGACTACTTTCATTCTGATTCTTTAAGGATATATTTAATCCTGCTTCTGGCATAATTTTTTCATCTAATTCTATTGTAAATTTCCATAAATGGAATAAGATTCAGAGATTCTTGGTTTGAAATCATTTTGGAAATCACCTGCAAACATTATAAAGTAAAAAGCAGTTGAAAGATCGATCGATCTTTCAACTGCCTAATTTATAAATTATTGGACTTTTTCAGTGCCCTCGTTCAATACCGAGGCCATTTATCAGCAGCATTTCTCTTTTTTTATGGGATACAGGTCATTAAAACGAAAATCATTCTGTTTCTTAATTAAATCTCTTTTTCAATTCTTCTAATGTTAAATCCTTAGTTTTTTCAACTGGTTTATTGGACGTTGGGAAATATGGGTTGATCGACATGAAGTTCTTTTCGACAAAGTTAAAGTCAATAATGTCAACGACTCCATCTTTGTTTAGATCTTCTTTCAATTTATCCCCTGTATTACCAGCGTTATTTGCAACAAGTTTTGCGTCATAAATATCGATTACATGATCTCCGTTGACGTCTCCTGCAGCAGCCGTATCCGTATAGATAGTAAAGAAATTACCTTGGACTTTTCCATCAATTGTCCTGCTTAAAGTTTGTTTTTTACTGTATAGGAAATGACCAGGAATATCTACTATTAACGTATAATCATCTTTTGTTGCAGGAATATCTTTAAACGTCATATACCCTTTATCTGAAATATCTGCACGGTACTGTTTGCCTTTTTTATCTACTAGATAAGCTTTTGTTCCAATTTTCGAATAATCTAAATCATAGTTGTCTAGATTAACTGCTTCACCATGATAGTAACCTTCTGCCCATGAGTGCTGAGAGATGAATTTAAACTTTTCAGCAAATGTTGGTAAAGAATACTTACTGCCAGAGCTTGTTTGATATGAAGATTCTTGATAATAGAATGCACTTTCTACCATATAATTATGGTCATCGACTACTTTTAATGTGATATCCAGTAAATCAATATCATTATTAATTGAAACTGGCAATTTTGTCTTTTTGTCTGAAATATCTAAAGCAAATGTTGAAATGTTAGACCAAGTGTTTTCTGTAAATTGCGGCTTTGCAACGCGAACAGTCCAATTATTTTTCTTTGCAAGATCCTCCAGCTGTTTTGATGGCTTAACGCCTGCAACTTTATAGAAATCAGGGACATCGATTGTGACAGAAGCACTTGTTAAATCTTTCGCGTTTTGAACTGTAAATGTATTTACAAACTCTGATCCAAGACTTACACTTTTTGCATTTGGTTTTATTGTAGAATATTTATCCCCTTTGTTAATAAAAGTAAAGTCTGGAAAAACCGGATTTCCTGCTGTTGCGTAATCATAAGTATAGATAGCAACATTTGTTGGATCGTTTGCATATTCTTCTGGCAGGACACCAAATTTAAATTCACCATTTGCATTTGGGAAAAATTCAGCTGTTGGCCAAAAAGAATCTTGATATGCGTAGGCGGTATTTTCTTCTTGAGTGATGTCATGTCCTCTGCTTTTTAAATAGTCAATCGTATCATCATACAATTTTCCATGCACCCAATATGCTGTATAATCTTGTCCGTCGTAACTTTCAGTTGTTAAATCTGAACTTGTAAGTTCTTTGATTCCTGTTTTCTTATCAAATTCCAGTGTTGGAGCTGTATTATCGATCACCATGTCATTATCGATTTTATATGTTTTACCATCTACTCCTGTACCGATATAAGAAACAATGTATTTACCTTCTTTAAGTGGTTCATATTCAAGTGCTAATGGTTTATTCGGATCACCTGTAAAATGTTTTACCTCACCTGAAAATCCGAAGAATATAAAGTAATCCGTATCAACTGACGCATTTTCTAAATTAAACGTGCCATAATACCCAATTGGTTTTCCATCTAGATCGCTAACCACTACATCAATCGTTTTCATATGACTATTTAACTTGAAATCGACTGGTGTAAACGGCTGGATGTATGGATGAAAGTTACTAAGGTCATTCGTTATTGCATGTTTATAAAATTTTAGCTTTTCGAATCCAGGTTTAGCATAACGAACATGGAAAGGAATTTGATATTCTGCAGTTTTCGACTCATTTTCAATATAAATATATCCCTGATATACACCAAATTCTGCATTAGCTGGAATTGATATTTCTGCATTAATATTTTTATTCTCATTTCCATTCACTTCAATCGTCGATGGTAATTGAAGCGTCACACCATTCTTGCCAGCTTCCTTTGAGACGCCATCGATTGTTAAAAATTCTACCCTTGTATGATATGTTTCTAGTTCACTGCTTAAATTCTTAATAGAAATCGAGGTTGCTCTATTTTGCGTCTCACTTGATTGTGCAATACTGCCAAAAGGTATAGATCCCGAAATGTCATCGATTTCTATTTTTAATCCATTTTCATCTAAGGAAGTCGTCTTATTTTGCACTTCAAAAAGCGTTGTATTGTGGACTGCCTCATATGCATCTACACGTCCTGCTCCAACTTCATTCACATTGTACGTACGGCCTTTTAAAGGATCTGCAGTATTCATTAATGCTGCCTTTACATCTGCAACTGTATAATCTGGATGTGATTGTAATAATAAGGCTGCAACCCCCGCAACATGTGGAGTTGCCATGGATGTTCCGCTTAAACTCGCATAACCGCTTGAGTAATCGACACCATCTTCTGGACTATTAATATATTCTGGAACAGTAGAGAATGTAGAAACTCCAGGTGCTACTACATCAGGCTTAATATCAAAGTTATTACTGACAGGACCGCGTGAGCTAAAATCAGCTAACACATCACCTGCAGTCATATTTGACTGTAAGTCTGTTAATTTAAGTTTAGCTGCAGGATCTGCTTTTAATTTTTCTGTAAGTTTTACTCCATCGTCATGTAACATTTTAAATGTTGGGACATAACCATGATTTTCACCTAGGTAAATTGGAATTTCGCCATCAACATTATTGAATATCAATACAGCTGCAGCACCTTTATCGTGAGCACGTCGAATTTTTTCATCAAATGATATTGTGCCGCGAGAGATTAATGCCACTTTCCCATTAATTTCTTTGTCAGTATAATCCTCTTCTGTGCCAATTCCTACTTCAACAACATCATACTCTTTATCAATTAACTTTAGATAATCTTTACCAAGACCATGCCCCATTAAAGTATTTTGAACTGAAATATCTGCTAAACTTGCTTTAACGGTTGGAATATCAGTCGGAACATCACTTGCACCAACAGTGATTGCCAGTGGAGAAGCACCTGGTGAACCTAACGTACCAGGACTTGGCCCTGCATTTCCTCCGGCTATAACTGGTATGACCCCTTTTAATGCTGCGTTGTTGATTGCTACAGATGTTGCGTCTAAGGAATGATTATTACTATTACCCAATGATAGATTTATCACATCCATTCCATCTTCTACAGCTCTTTCAATACCTGCGATAACCGATGAATCATAACCTGATCCATATTCTCCTAATACTCGATATGCATACAAGTCAACATTCGGAGCTACACCTGTCATGGCATATTCAACATCGTTTTTAGGGTTGGATGCGATGGTGCCAGCAACATGAGTTCCGTGTTCTGTATAGTATGAACTACCATTAATCGATTCAGGTTGATCAGATGCAAGCCATTGCGCTCTAGTTGTTTCCATTGGATCAGAGTCATTATCGACAAAATCATATCCGCCTTTATAAACATCTTTTAAATCAGGGTGATTATAGTCAATCCCTGTATCAAGCACCCCAACTTTTATTCCTTGTCCTTTTAAGCCCTCATTATGTAAACGATCAACTCCAATATGAGGAAGCGCTGGCGGAATTACTTTTGCAGTTGCTTGTTCTTGAGCAGCAGTCGATTCATTTATCGGTAATTTAACGACATTGTCTTTCCAAATCCTTTTAACTACACCAGTCTCAAGCAAGGTATTAATTTCATTTGCAGGAATCGTCATAGCCATTCCGTTAAATACATTCTGGTAAGTTTGTTTAATTTTATAGTGAAGTGAATTTTCTTTTAACTTCGGGTTCAATTCCTTCTTTTTATTGAAAAGCTCCTCTAAGCGCTGCTTGAAATATTCCTGTTCTCCGTTAATCTTTTCTGCTTTATTTTTTGATGTGCCTTTTGAGTTTGATTGCTGCGTAATATCGTTCGGAGCTGTTTTGAACTCAACAATGATATTTGCGGTTTTATCTTTAAGTGACAATAATTTCGGATCAATAATGAAGCCTTCTTGTGGGGTTAAACGTTTAATAGACTGTCTTTGTTCTTCTGATAATCCTTTTAAGATCGATTCAGCAGAATTTGAAATCGCATAAGATTTTTGTTGAGGCATTAAAAAAGATGTGAGAATGCTAGATGCTAATACACCCGTTAACATAACATTTAGTATTTTTTTCTTCTTCCGAAATTTCATCCATCAACTCTCCTTATAGTATAACATTTTATGGAAACTAATTGGTTCAATATTCCTTGTTTCATCGCATTCCTCCCGATAGAAAGATAGTGTAAAATTAGAGTAGAATAATTAGAAAACTCTATTAATTCATATTGTACTTGAGCTTATATGTAAGGTAAATTGGGGGAATTGTCTCATCAATGGACCTGTTTTTAATTGAAGAATAGTAAAACCATTTAAAATACATTGTTAATATTTGTAGAAATACGCGTTATCAGAGAAATCGCACCAATTAAATAGGTAATTTTAATGAAATTATCCATTTTATACTTGGGGGAATTTTGGTACAAATACGTAAATATGAATATTTTTCAAAGGAGAAATACGTTATGTATGAGGGGAAAATCATAAAATTTTATCGTGAAAAAAATAAAATAACTCAAGAGCAATTAGGAAAAGGTATTTGTTCTGGTACTCATATTAGTAAAATTGAGCGTTTACACACTGAATATGCCCCTGAAATTGTCACCCTTTTATCAGAACGTCTAGGTATAAATATGAAATATGAAATAACAAAACTCCGTAATCTTAAAGATCGCTTATATCAATGGCAGGATGTTATTATCATGCAATTATTTGATGAAATGGATCTTATCAATGATGAACTTGAAAAAGAAGATTTAATTCAAATCTCAGAGTATATAAATCTTTATCAATTACTTCGAGTCAGGTACTTACTGATGCATAATTTACCCGATGATGCTTTTAATATCATCCATGGAATCCAAAAGAATGAACATAAATTATCATCCTACGAAGCCAACTTATTAAAACACGTATTAGGCATTTACTATTTAGCAAAACATGAAAATCTTCATGCAGTCCATACACTAAAATCTATCGATGAATCAGACTACAATAACAAAGAATATACCTACCATCTAGCAGCTGCATACCATTCCATTGAATCACCTGTCATGGCTTATTATTACGCAGATAAGTCGCGTCAATTTTTTAAAGAAATTAATAACTATCTTAGAGTGATTGATGCAGAAATGCTTATGCTGATCCAAGTTAAAGATGATGGCGAATTTAAAGAGACGATTCAAAGGTTCCAAAACCTGATCAAAAGCTGCGAACTTTGTCATTCACCTGTTCGAAAAGCAAGGGTATTACACAACTTAGCTTTTGAATACTTCAGACGGAATAAATTTGAGCTTGCGTGTAAGTACTATAAAGAGTCAATGAGTCTCAAAGATAATGATTCAAGTCCTTATTTACTATCTTTAGACGGATATATTAGAAGTTCATTAAATGGGAGCATACTTACTCGAGAGGAACTAATACATCTTGTTAAAGAGGGACTTGAAACTGCTATAAAGAAAAATGAAAGACTTTTTATTATCTTATTTAATCTACTTAGTTTTTTAATTGAAGAGAAAGAAAAAGAATACCATCAATACTTATGTGATCAAGCTTTACCAATGTTTACACAATTTGGCTTTGTCTATTTGATCCAGCGTTCAAAAAAAGAATTGTTTAACTATTACATTAAATTTAAACAAACTAATAAAGCCTTAAAAATGGCGGAATTGCTAATCAATCATGAAAAAAAGTCATGTCACTTATGATAAGTGACATGACTTTTTTTACCTTTATAATTAATTTTTGTGAATGTTAAATTAGAATTTCTAGTTAGTATTTACCTTGCTTTCTATGGTCGTACGTAATGCTCTTCGTAAAATTTTGCCTGTGCTATTCTTAGGCAATTCACTTAACAATTCTATCTCTTTTGGTACTTTATATTTGGCTAATTTACCTTGCAAAATAATAATAAGTCATTAGTACTGCCTAAACCACTAAAGAAATTCCATAAAAAGGTAAGGTTACACCTTCGAATTTTTTCTGCAAATGGTAAGCCTGATTATACTGCGGATTATTTCTTAAACGATGAAAAACTATTTTCTTTATTAAAAATTAACGGTCAAGAATAAACCAAGAAGCAGCAACAGGAAAATCTGTAGTTGATCCTCTAAAAATGTTTCTAAACAAGAAGTAATTAATGTCACAGCAAAAACACACACACAAAAAAAGACTCCATTTTGCGGAGTCTCTACCATCCAGTCATTTATAATCAGACCAATTCATATTGCTGTCATTAAGCAGCTCTTCAAAGCTTTTGTTCTTTTCTTTTTCTTTTTTCTCTTTGATTTTTTGAAGGCGTTCTTGCTCTGCCTTCTGCTCCTGTTCTTCCAGCAAACCTTTTTTCATGTTTGAAAGCTTCTGGAACAAGTCAGACTCAATATGATTCTTTAAGTTTAGGCTATCGTCAGTTTTTTTAGGCTGAGGTCTTTGCTGTTTTTTTTGTTTTTTAGCCATGATGATCACTCCCGTATCCTTTCATTATATACAAGAAAGGTGGTTTATAGAAAGCGATTTGACCCTTTTAATAAGCATCGAGTTTTACATCGTCTCCGATAATCAGCGCAGGCTCTGTAGATTTTTTGATATCTTCGATCGTGTAGCCTTTTGCCACTTCAACAAGCTTTAGTCCAAGCTCTGTCACATCTATGACAGCCTGATCTGTAATAATGCGGTGGACAACCTGTTTCCCCGTAAGAGGCAATGTGCACTCATTCAGAATTTTTGGTTCGCCTTTTTTGTTTACATGCTCCATGATGACAATGATTCTTTTTGCGCCATGAACTAAATCCATGGCACCTCCCATTCCTTTTATCATCTTGCCTGGAATCATCCAGTTTGCGAGATCTCCTGTTTCGGATACTTCCATTCCCCCGAGAATAGCCACATTGACGTGTCCTCCGCGGATCATGGCGAATGACTCAGCACTGTTAAAATAAGCAGAACCCGGAATAGCCGTTACCGTTTCTTTTCCGGCATTAATTAAGTCAGGGTCCACATCTTCTTCTTTCGGATAGGGTCCAATTCCAAGAAGTCCATTTTCAGATTGAAGAACAACCTGTTTGTTTTCGCTGATATAATTGGCAACAAGTGTCGGCATGCCGATTCCCAAGTTGACATAGAAACCGTTTTCAATCTCCTGTTCTGCTCTTCTTGCAATTTTTTCACGTACTCCTACTTTATCCTGTATCATCGCTTTGCCTCCTGTCATCCTATCTTTTGAACCGTTAACCGTTCAATGCGTTTTTGCTGTTCACCGAGTATCAATGATTGTACATATATGCCTGGAGTGTGAATCTCACTTGGATCAATCTCTCCAGCTTCTACAAGTTCTTCAATTTCAGCAATCGTTACTTTTCCGGCTGCCGCAATCATCGGATTGAAGTTTTGAGCTGTTTTATTGTAAAGCAAATTGCCCATCTTATCTGCCTTCCACGCACGGACAAGACTGAAATCTGCCGTTAGCGCTTCTTCCAGCAAATACTCTTTTCCCCCGAAGCTGCGCGTCTCTTTACCTTCTGCGATTGGCGTGCCTACACCTGCAGGCGTGTAGAAAGCAGGGATACCCGCACCGCCTGCCCGGATTTTTTCAGCGAGCGTTCCCTGCGGGACAAGTTCCACTTCAATTTCCCCGGAAAGAACCTGGCGTTCAAATTCTTTGTTTTCACCAACATATGAGCTGATCATTTTTTTGATTTGCTTATTTTTAAGAAGCAGGCCAAGACCCCAGTCATCTACTCCGCAATTGTTAGAGATGATCGTTAAATCTTTTACGCCTGTTTCTACTAAAGCAAGAATCAAATTCTCAGGAATTCCACATAAGCCAAACCCGCCAACCATTAATGTTGATCCGTCTTTAATGTCTTTCACTGCGTCTGTAAAAGATGTATTCACCGTTTTCATTTATTTCACCCCGGAATTATAGATTTTCTATGATTGTTGCTACGCCTTGTCCCCCGCCGATGCAAAGTGTCGCCAATCCGCGTTTTGCATCTCTGCGTTTCATTTCGTGAATGAGTGTAACAAGGATTCTTGTACCGCTTGCTCCGATCGGATGTCCAAGAGCAATTGCCCCTCCGTTTACATTCAGCTTTTCTTTATCAAAATGAAGTTCGCGGTCAACCGCAATGGATTGTGCTGCGAAAGCTTCATTTGCTTCAACAAGATCAATATCCTTCATGCTGAGTCCGCTCTTCTTAAAGGCTTTTTGCACTGCTGCAACCGGTCCAATCCCCATGATGCTTGGATCTACGCCAGCGTTGCCGTTGGCTGTAATTTTAACCAGCGGCTGAATGCCAAGCTCTTCCGCTTTTTTCCGGCTCATCACAACTACGGCAGCTGCACCATCATTTATTCCAGATGCATTGCCGGCTGTTACTGATCCGTCTTTTTTGAAAGCAGCCCGCAATCCTCCAAGCTTTTCAGCTGTTGAACCCGCTCGCGGAAACTCGTCCGTATCAAATGTGACGGCATCTCCTTTGCGCTGCGGGATAACTACTGGCGTAATTTCATTTTTGAACGTTCCAGCCTGGATCGCATCTGTTGCCTTTTTCTGGCTCCAGGCAGCAAATTCATCCTGCTCTTCTCTTGAAATTTCATATTTATCGCATAAATTTTCCGCGGTTACTCCCATATGATAATTGTTGAAAGCACACGTTAACCCGTCGGAAACCATTGTGTCAATCAGCTTTTGATCACCCATTTTAAATCCGTCGCGTGCATTTTTTAATATGTACGGTGCCTGGCTCATATTT
The window above is part of the Metabacillus dongyingensis genome. Proteins encoded here:
- a CDS encoding S8 family serine peptidase — encoded protein: MKFRKKKKILNVMLTGVLASSILTSFLMPQQKSYAISNSAESILKGLSEEQRQSIKRLTPQEGFIIDPKLLSLKDKTANIIVEFKTAPNDITQQSNSKGTSKNKAEKINGEQEYFKQRLEELFNKKKELNPKLKENSLHYKIKQTYQNVFNGMAMTIPANEINTLLETGVVKRIWKDNVVKLPINESTAAQEQATAKVIPPALPHIGVDRLHNEGLKGQGIKVGVLDTGIDYNHPDLKDVYKGGYDFVDNDSDPMETTRAQWLASDQPESINGSSYYTEHGTHVAGTIASNPKNDVEYAMTGVAPNVDLYAYRVLGEYGSGYDSSVIAGIERAVEDGMDVINLSLGNSNNHSLDATSVAINNAALKGVIPVIAGGNAGPSPGTLGSPGASPLAITVGASDVPTDIPTVKASLADISVQNTLMGHGLGKDYLKLIDKEYDVVEVGIGTEEDYTDKEINGKVALISRGTISFDEKIRRAHDKGAAAVLIFNNVDGEIPIYLGENHGYVPTFKMLHDDGVKLTEKLKADPAAKLKLTDLQSNMTAGDVLADFSSRGPVSNNFDIKPDVVAPGVSTFSTVPEYINSPEDGVDYSSGYASLSGTSMATPHVAGVAALLLQSHPDYTVADVKAALMNTADPLKGRTYNVNEVGAGRVDAYEAVHNTTLFEVQNKTTSLDENGLKIEIDDISGSIPFGSIAQSSETQNRATSISIKNLSSELETYHTRVEFLTIDGVSKEAGKNGVTLQLPSTIEVNGNENKNINAEISIPANAEFGVYQGYIYIENESKTAEYQIPFHVRYAKPGFEKLKFYKHAITNDLSNFHPYIQPFTPVDFKLNSHMKTIDVVVSDLDGKPIGYYGTFNLENASVDTDYFIFFGFSGEVKHFTGDPNKPLALEYEPLKEGKYIVSYIGTGVDGKTYKIDNDMVIDNTAPTLEFDKKTGIKELTSSDLTTESYDGQDYTAYWVHGKLYDDTIDYLKSRGHDITQEENTAYAYQDSFWPTAEFFPNANGEFKFGVLPEEYANDPTNVAIYTYDYATAGNPVFPDFTFINKGDKYSTIKPNAKSVSLGSEFVNTFTVQNAKDLTSASVTIDVPDFYKVAGVKPSKQLEDLAKKNNWTVRVAKPQFTENTWSNISTFALDISDKKTKLPVSINNDIDLLDITLKVVDDHNYMVESAFYYQESSYQTSSGSKYSLPTFAEKFKFISQHSWAEGYYHGEAVNLDNYDLDYSKIGTKAYLVDKKGKQYRADISDKGYMTFKDIPATKDDYTLIVDIPGHFLYSKKQTLSRTIDGKVQGNFFTIYTDTAAAGDVNGDHVIDIYDAKLVANNAGNTGDKLKEDLNKDGVVDIIDFNFVEKNFMSINPYFPTSNKPVEKTKDLTLEELKKRFN
- a CDS encoding DUF3886 domain-containing protein translates to MAKKQKKQQRPQPKKTDDSLNLKNHIESDLFQKLSNMKKGLLEEQEQKAEQERLQKIKEKKEKEKNKSFEELLNDSNMNWSDYK
- a CDS encoding helix-turn-helix domain-containing protein; protein product: MYEGKIIKFYREKNKITQEQLGKGICSGTHISKIERLHTEYAPEIVTLLSERLGINMKYEITKLRNLKDRLYQWQDVIIMQLFDEMDLINDELEKEDLIQISEYINLYQLLRVRYLLMHNLPDDAFNIIHGIQKNEHKLSSYEANLLKHVLGIYYLAKHENLHAVHTLKSIDESDYNNKEYTYHLAAAYHSIESPVMAYYYADKSRQFFKEINNYLRVIDAEMLMLIQVKDDGEFKETIQRFQNLIKSCELCHSPVRKARVLHNLAFEYFRRNKFELACKYYKESMSLKDNDSSPYLLSLDGYIRSSLNGSILTREELIHLVKEGLETAIKKNERLFIILFNLLSFLIEEKEKEYHQYLCDQALPMFTQFGFVYLIQRSKKELFNYYIKFKQTNKALKMAELLINHEKKSCHL